The sequence GGCCGAGGGGATCATTGATGTCGATTCGTTCGCCAAAAGTGTGCTGGCCCCGGCCGACCACATCAAAGAAGACAAGGTTGTGCGCCAGATGGCCGAATTGGAGCGGATTTTACGCGAAGAACAAGAAGCTTACTATCTCAACGTCATTGATTTGGATACCCTCCTTGACAATTTGCAGCGCAGAATGGATCAGGTATTGCAGTCCGGTCGTTGAAGAAGACGTGGAAAGGACCTGGTCATCCGAAGGGAAGGAATCTTCCCTTCGGATGAAATTAATTTTTGGAGGGTAAAGAAAAATGAATTACAACATGATGATTTTACAGCCGGAAGCCGAGAGGGTCCGCAGGAGAAAGGCGCTTCTGAACAACCTGAAAGGATACGCATTTATCGCTCCGAATTTTCTGCTGATGCTGGTTTTTCACGCCTTTCCGGTTTTGTTCTCCCTCCTGCTTGCCTTTACGGATTGGGACCTGTTGTCAGGTTTTTCTAATCTTCAATTTAACGGGTTGGCCAACTTCGTCAATATGCCGAAAGACCCATGGTTTGTGCGTTCGTTGTTCAACAATTTCTATTATACTTTAGTGGTTGTTCCCGGGACCATCGTGCTGTCCCTCCTTTTGGCGGTGCTCATTCATGATTTTGCCTACTGTAAGGGGCTTTTTCGTTTAGTGAACTTCATTCCCTTTATCTCCAATATCGTTGCCGTTTCCCTCGTCTGGTCCCTGCTTTACAGTAAGTATGGACCAATCGTCGGCTTTTTAAAGTCGATCGGGGTGAGTGACCCGCCTGCTTTTTTGGCGAACCGCTACTGGGCTATGCCGGCCATCATCTTTATGTCCATCTGGATGCAACTTGGTTATTACGCGCTGATCTTTGGGGCCGGCTTGCAAAACATTCCCGGTGAAATCTATGAAGCTTCCATGATCGATGGGGCCAATTGGTGGCAGCGGTTTTTCTATATTATCCTCCCCATGCTGGCGCCAACCACCTTCTTTGTGCTGATCAGTTTGGTGATCGCTTCGTTTAAAGTGTTCAGTCAAATTCAAGTCATGACCGACGGCGGACCGTTCGGTTCAACTTCCGTTTTGGTCTATTATATCTACACCTCCGCTTTTAAATACTACAAATTTGGTTACGCTTCGGCCATGGCGATCGTCCTGTTCGTTATCATCTTCCTCTTTACTTTGGTACAATGGAGGGGGCAGAAGAAATGGCAGCTCTTTTAAAAGGCAAAAACAGAACAGTCGTGGTTCGATTGCTGGTTACGGCGGCGCTAATTGTCTTTTCCATCTCCATGCTTCTGCCTTTACTCTGGATGCTTTCCGCTTCTTTTAAAAAACCGGGCGACATCTGGAAGTTCCCGGTGGAATGGATACCGCCTTATTGGTATCCGGATAATTACCGGTATATTTTCCGGAAAGAAACTTCCGTTTTCCTGATGTATTTTAACTCAATCAAGGTGACGGTGATTAATGTTTTCGGGTCACTGTTGACCAGTTCATTGGCGGCCTACGCCTACGCGCGGATGAAATTCAAGGGTAAAGAAGTGCTCTTCCTCACGGTTCTGGCCACCTTGATGATCCCCAATCAAGTATTATACGTGCCGCGCTTTGTCATGTTTCGCTGGTTAGATCAGTTTATTCCGATGATGAACAGCCATAATGCCCTGATCTTGCCCGGCCTTTATGCGCCGCTGGGGATGTTTCTGCTGCGCCAGTTTTACATGCAGGTTCCGAATGAATTATCGGAATCGGCCATCATTGACGGGGCGGGCGATTTGACCATCTGGTGGCGGATCATCATGCCCATTTCCAAACCGGCGCTGGCCACCTTTGCCGTGATTGTTTTTTCCCACCACTGGAATGATTACGAAACGCCGCTCATTTTTATCCGGAGCCGTCATTTGTTTACGATCCCCTTGGGCCTGGCCAACTTTGCCGATGAAAACGGGCAGTTGTATCACTACATAATGGCTTTATCCACGATTGCCATTATCCCCTTAATCATCGTATTTCTGGCCGGGCAGAAACAGTTTATCAGGGGCATGATTGCCGGCGCTCTAAAGGGCTGAGTTTCCTCACTGCGCGCTTCACGCGCGTTGGTGGGCGCGTTTGTGGGCGCGCTCATTTGCACGTTTGCCGGCGTGTTGGTATACGCCGGTGTGCGCCGTTAACGGCCCGATTTCGATTATAGGGTGAGGGGGAGAAAGCAATGGCGAACAATTACGACATTATCGTCAGCGGCGGGGGCCCGGGGGGAATCGCGGCGGCGGTGAGTGCCGCCCGGCAAGGGAAGAAGGTTCTTTTGGTCGAACGGTACGGCTTTTTGGGGGGCGGCGCCACGGCGATGCTGGTCAATCCGTTCATGACCTATTTCGCCGGCCAGCGCCAGATTGTCAAGGGAATCTTTCAAGAGGTTGTGGAACGCTTAACGCGGCTGGGGGCCTTCGGCAACAGCCGGATGCCGGTGACGCCCTGGGCTTTTGATGCCGAAATGTTCAAGCTTGTCGCCGATCAATTGTGCCTGGAAAACCGGGTGGAAGTGCTTTTTCACGCTTCGGTGGTTGGGGCGAAGAAAAGAGGAAAAGAGATTAAAGCGCTTGTGGTCGCCACCAAAGAAGGATTGAAAAAGTTAACGGCTACGCTGTACATCGATGCGACCGGTGACGGGGATGTGGCTTATTTTGCCGGGGCGAAAGTGGAAAAAGGCCGTAGGCAGGACGGGTTGTGCCAGCCGATGACCCTAAATTTCCAAGTCGCCAATGTTGACCTGGATAAAATGCCTTCCCGGGAGGAAATGACGGCCAAATACCGGGCGGCGAAAGCAAATGGGCTTATTAACTGCCCACGGGAGGACGTCCTCTTCTTCTACACAACCAATCCCGGTGTGGTCCACTTTAACCAAACAAGAGTTTTACAGTGCGACGGGACCCGTGCGGCCGATTTAAGCATGGCCGAATTGGAGGGGCGCCGCCAGTGTTGGGAGTTTTTCCAGTGGTTAAAGGCGCATGTACCCGGATTTGAATTTGCCTATCTTCAAAAGATGGCCCCCCAGATTGGCGTCAGAGAAACACGCCGGGTGATCGGCGAGTATGTGCTCACGGAAGAAGATTTGATGTCGGCAAGGAAGTTTCCGGACGTGGTTGCCTGCGGAAGCTATCCGGTGGATATCCATAACCCGCAGGGCGAAGGGACGATCATGCGGTATTTGCCGGAAGGTGAGTGGTATGACATCCCTTACCGGGCGCTTCTTCCTTTGGGAATTGACAATCTGTTAATCGCCGGACGTTCCATCTCGTCCACCCATGAAGCCCATTCTTCCTTACGGGTCATGCCCATCGTTTTTGCCATTGGGCAGGCTGCCGGCACCGCGGCAGCCCTGAGCGTGGCGGCTGGGCGGCCGCCGCGCCAGCTCGATTACCGTTTGTTACAGAAGGAGCTCTTAACGCAAGGGGCTTTTTTGGGGGCGGAATAAACGCCCGGCCGGTGCGTTTTGCCGGCCCGTCCGGGGGAAAAGGAGGCAAAGCTTCGTAGGGTTAAGGGCGTTTGGTTGGGACGGCGGCGGCCGGGCCGGACGCGGCAGCAAGTACCGGACAAAAGGCAGTGGTTGGTTAGGCAACCACTGCCTTTTTCTTTAGGGTCGAAGTAATCAAGCATGATCTGGCTCGCTTTGAAACCAAAATCCGGTTTTCGTTCTGCTTATCTTTTCCCGCCACTTGCCATGAGGCTAAAGTTTGGTTCCCGCTTTGCTAATCCTGTTTTGCCGTCAATCGGCGGGAACCAAAGGAAGCGCAAGACCGTCCACTTCCAACTCCTCTTCGGTCAGGGTGAAAGTCCGGAGGGCCGGGCCGACCGGGCGCAGACCGGCGGGCAGACTTGCCGGGTCCAGGGCGAGGGTGTGGGTGCCCAAGGGGACGCCTTCGAAGTAGAACCGGCCATGCTCGTCGGTGAAGACTTTTTGCGCGCCGTCGTCCAGCACGACGCCCACCCAGGAGACGGGCTTTTCGTCTTCGTCCGGGCGGCCGTTGCCATTCCCGTCGATAAAGACTTTACCGCTGACCGAGCCGTTGGCGGTCACCGCAAAATCGATAAAGAAGTTTTCCTGTTCCCGCAGGCGGATTAACTGCGGGCCGGTGACCGGCGTGTAATTGGCGGGTAAAGAGGGGAGATGAAACTCCACCCGGTAAATTCCCGGCGCCAAGTTGGCGAAGAGATATTCCCCTTTTTCATTGCTGGTGGTGGCGGTGCCGTCGACCCGGATGCGGATTCCGGAGAGGGGTTTGTCGCCTTCGTCAAAGCGGCCGTTGGCGTTGGTGTCCAGATAAACCACCCCGCTGATGCTGGCCACGTTGTCTTCCTCCGTATAACGGAACGGTTTCCATGTGCCGTCCGCAAACCCCAGGGCGCGGCTGAGGGAGAGCCGGATCATATCTTCCGGGACTTCATCCCACAAAGCGTCATAGAGCCGTTGCAGTTCCAGTTTGAGCAGGTAATACGAGGGAAGGGTTCTTTGCAGACCTAAGCCGTAGAACCATTGGGGGTGCCGACGGGTGCTGACCGGCG comes from Capillibacterium thermochitinicola and encodes:
- a CDS encoding carbohydrate ABC transporter permease, with the translated sequence MNYNMMILQPEAERVRRRKALLNNLKGYAFIAPNFLLMLVFHAFPVLFSLLLAFTDWDLLSGFSNLQFNGLANFVNMPKDPWFVRSLFNNFYYTLVVVPGTIVLSLLLAVLIHDFAYCKGLFRLVNFIPFISNIVAVSLVWSLLYSKYGPIVGFLKSIGVSDPPAFLANRYWAMPAIIFMSIWMQLGYYALIFGAGLQNIPGEIYEASMIDGANWWQRFFYIILPMLAPTTFFVLISLVIASFKVFSQIQVMTDGGPFGSTSVLVYYIYTSAFKYYKFGYASAMAIVLFVIIFLFTLVQWRGQKKWQLF
- a CDS encoding carbohydrate ABC transporter permease; the protein is MAALLKGKNRTVVVRLLVTAALIVFSISMLLPLLWMLSASFKKPGDIWKFPVEWIPPYWYPDNYRYIFRKETSVFLMYFNSIKVTVINVFGSLLTSSLAAYAYARMKFKGKEVLFLTVLATLMIPNQVLYVPRFVMFRWLDQFIPMMNSHNALILPGLYAPLGMFLLRQFYMQVPNELSESAIIDGAGDLTIWWRIIMPISKPALATFAVIVFSHHWNDYETPLIFIRSRHLFTIPLGLANFADENGQLYHYIMALSTIAIIPLIIVFLAGQKQFIRGMIAGALKG
- a CDS encoding FAD-dependent oxidoreductase encodes the protein MANNYDIIVSGGGPGGIAAAVSAARQGKKVLLVERYGFLGGGATAMLVNPFMTYFAGQRQIVKGIFQEVVERLTRLGAFGNSRMPVTPWAFDAEMFKLVADQLCLENRVEVLFHASVVGAKKRGKEIKALVVATKEGLKKLTATLYIDATGDGDVAYFAGAKVEKGRRQDGLCQPMTLNFQVANVDLDKMPSREEMTAKYRAAKANGLINCPREDVLFFYTTNPGVVHFNQTRVLQCDGTRAADLSMAELEGRRQCWEFFQWLKAHVPGFEFAYLQKMAPQIGVRETRRVIGEYVLTEEDLMSARKFPDVVACGSYPVDIHNPQGEGTIMRYLPEGEWYDIPYRALLPLGIDNLLIAGRSISSTHEAHSSLRVMPIVFAIGQAAGTAAALSVAAGRPPRQLDYRLLQKELLTQGAFLGAE